Proteins found in one Papio anubis isolate 15944 chromosome 13, Panubis1.0, whole genome shotgun sequence genomic segment:
- the TLR4 gene encoding toll-like receptor 4 isoform X3, with translation MPLPNLSLDLSLNPINFIQPGAFKEIRLHKLTLRSNFDDLNVMKTCIQGLAGLEVHRLVLGEFRNERNLEEFDKSALEGLCNLTIEEFRLTYLDYYLDNIIDLFNCLANASSFSLVSVNIKRVEDFSYNFRWQHLELVNCKFEQFPTLELESLKRLTFTANKGGNAFSEVDLPSLEFLDLSRNGLSFKGCCSQSDFGTTSLKYLDLSFNDVITMGSNFLGLEQLEHLDFQHSNLKQMSQFSVFLSLRNLIYLDISHTHTTVAFNGIFDGLLSLKVLKMAGNSFQENFLPDIFTDLKNLTFLDLSQCQLEQLSPTAFDTLNKLQVLNMSHNNFFSLDVFPYKCLPSLQVLDYSLNHIMTSKNQEPQHFPSSLAFLNLTQNDFACTCEHQSFLQWIKDQRQLLVEAERMECATPSDKQGMPVLSVNITCQMNKTIIGVSVFSVLVVSVVAVLVYKFYFHLMLLAGCIKYGRGENIYDAFVIYSSQDEDWVRNELVKNLEEGVPPFQLCLHYRDFIPGVAIAANIIHEGFHKSRKVIVVVSQHFIQSRWCIFEYEIAQTWQFLSSRAGIIFIVLQKVEKTLLRQQVELYRLLSRNTYLEWEDSVLGQHIFWRRLRKALLDGRSWNPEEQ, from the coding sequence AACTTTATCCAACCAGGTGCATTTAAAGAAATTAGGCTTCATAAGCTGACTTTGAGAAGTAATTTTGATGATTTAAATGTAATGAAAACTTGTATTCAAGGTCTGGCTGGTTTAGAAGTCCATCGTTTGGTTCTGGGagaatttagaaatgaaagaaacttgGAAGAGTTTGACAAATCTGCTCTGGAGGGATTGTGCAATTTGACCATTGAAGAATTCCGATTAACATACTTAGACTACTACCTCGATAATATTATTGACTTATTTAATTGTTTGGCAAATGCTTCTTCATTTTCCCTGGTGAGTGTGAATATTAAAAGGGTAGAAGACTTTTCTTATAATTTCAGATGGCAACATTTAGAATTAGTTAACTGTAAATTTGAACAGTTTCCCACATTGGAACTCGAATCTCTCAAAAGGCTTACTTTCACTGCCAACAAAGGTGGGAATGCCTTTTCAGAAGTTGATCTACCAAGCCTTGAGTTTCTAGATCTCAGTAGAAATGGCTTGAGTTTCAAAGGTTGCTGTTCTCAAAGTGATTTTGGGACAACCAGCCTAAAGTATTTAGATCTGAGCTTCAATGATGTTATTACCATGGGTTCAAACTTCTTGGGCTTAGAACAACTAGAACATCTGGATTTCCAGCATTCCAATTTGAAACAGATGAGTCAATTTTCAGTATTCCTATCACTCAGAAACCTCATTTACCTTGACATTTCTCATACTCACACCACAGTTGCTTTCAATGGCATCTTCGATGGCTTGCTCAGTCTCAAAGTCTTAAAAATGGCTGGCAATTCTTTCCAGGAAAACTTCCTTCCAGATATCTTCACAGATCTGAAAAACTTGACCTTCCTGGACCTCTCTCAGTGTCAACTGGAGCAGTTGTCTCCAACAGCATTTGACACACTCAACAAGCTTCAGGTACTAAATATGAGCCACAACAACTTCTTTTCATTGGATGTGTTTCCTTATAAGTGTCTGCCCTCCCTCCAGGTTCTCGATTACAGTCTCAATCACATAATGACTTCCAAAAACCAGGAACCTCAGCATTTTCCAAGTAGTCTAGCTTTCTTAAATCTTACTCAGAATGACTTTGCTTGTACTTGTGAACACCAGAGTTTCCTGCAGTGGATCAAGGACCAGAGGCAGCTCTTGGTGGAAGCTGAACGAATGGAATGTGCAACACCTTCAGATAAACAGGGCATGCCGGTGCTGAGTGTGAATATTACCTGTCAGATGAATAAGACCATCATTGGTGTGTCTGTGTTCAGTGTGCTTGTGGTATCTGTTGTAGCAGTTCTGGTCTATAAGTTCTATTTTCACCTGATGCTTCTTGCTGGCTGCATAAAGTATGGTAGAGGTGAAAACATCTATGATGCCTTTGTTATCTACTCAAGCCAGGATGAGGACTGGGTAAGGAATGAGCTAGTAAAGAATTTAGAAGAAGGGGTGCCTCCCTTTCAGCTCTGCCTTCACTACAGAGACTTTATTCCCGGTGTGGCCATTGCTGCAAACATCATCCATGAAGGTTTCCATAAAAGCCGAAAGGTGATTGTTGTGGTGTCCCAGCACTTCATCCAGAGCCGCTGGTGTATCTTTGAATATGAGATTGCTCAGACCTGGCAGTTTCTGAGCAGTCGTGCAGGCATAATCTTCATTGTCCTGCAGAAGGTGGAGAAGACCCTGCTCAGGCAGCAGGTGGAGCTGTACCGCCTTCTCAGCAGGAACACTTACCTGGAGTGGGAGGACAGTGTCCTAGGGCAGCACATCTTCTGGAGACGACTCAGAAAAGCCCTGTTGGATGGCAGATCGTGGAATCCAGAAGAACAGTAG